In a genomic window of Leisingera caerulea DSM 24564:
- a CDS encoding SDR family NAD(P)-dependent oxidoreductase, whose protein sequence is MTQKTVLVTGSSGFIGYHLCRRLLDDGFRVVGIDNLSDYYSVQLKRDRQAMLEQHPDFSVINRSIEEPGVVLRVFEEHKPDYVVHLAAQAGVRYSIENPRSYLESNITGTFEILEAARAHPPRHMLLASTSSAFGANTDMPYRETQKADHQMSFYAASKKATENMAHSYAHLFDLPVTMFRFFTVYGPWGRPDMALFKFTRAILAGQPIDVYNYGGMQRDFTYITDLVEAVRLLLDAAPQRPADGVVPEGDSLSPVAPHRVVNIGNSEPVQLNDFIAAVEAATGRTAERNLMPMQAGDVPATWADASLLRRLTGYTPKTGVAEGVAQFVAWYREYYPAP, encoded by the coding sequence ATGACCCAGAAAACCGTTCTCGTCACCGGCTCCTCCGGTTTTATCGGCTACCATCTGTGCCGGCGCCTGCTGGACGACGGGTTCCGGGTCGTTGGCATCGATAACCTATCGGATTACTACAGCGTGCAGCTGAAACGGGACCGGCAGGCAATGCTGGAGCAGCACCCGGACTTCAGCGTCATCAACCGCAGCATCGAAGAGCCTGGCGTCGTCCTGCGGGTCTTTGAGGAGCACAAGCCTGATTATGTGGTCCACCTCGCGGCGCAGGCCGGGGTGCGCTATTCGATTGAGAACCCCCGCTCTTACCTGGAAAGCAACATCACCGGCACCTTTGAGATCCTCGAAGCCGCCCGCGCCCATCCGCCCCGGCACATGCTGCTGGCCTCCACCTCCTCGGCGTTCGGGGCCAATACCGACATGCCCTACAGGGAGACCCAGAAGGCCGATCACCAGATGTCGTTCTATGCCGCCTCCAAAAAGGCGACCGAGAATATGGCGCATTCCTATGCGCATCTGTTTGATCTGCCGGTCACCATGTTCCGCTTCTTTACCGTCTACGGCCCGTGGGGGCGGCCGGATATGGCGCTGTTCAAATTCACCAGGGCGATCCTCGCGGGGCAGCCGATCGACGTCTACAATTACGGCGGCATGCAGCGCGACTTCACCTATATCACCGATCTGGTGGAGGCCGTCCGGCTGCTGCTGGACGCGGCGCCGCAACGCCCGGCGGATGGCGTGGTGCCGGAGGGCGACAGCCTGTCGCCGGTGGCGCCGCACCGGGTGGTCAATATCGGCAACTCCGAGCCTGTGCAGCTGAATGACTTCATCGCGGCGGTCGAGGCCGCCACCGGCCGCACCGCGGAACGGAACCTGATGCCGATGCAGGCCGGCGATGTGCCCGCCACATGGGCCGATGCGTCGCTGCTGCGGAGACTGACCGGCTATACGCCCAAAACCGGCGTGGCCGAGGGCGTGGCGCAGTTTGTCGCCTGGTACCGGGAGTATTATCCAGCACCCTGA